DNA from Evansella sp. LMS18:
CCTACCCGTGAAGCACTTGAAGCACTGATCCGCGACCTGGAAGGCGGCCACGCAGGCTTCGCTTTCGGCTCCGGAATGGCTGCTATATCAGCAATCCTGAATATGTTCAAAAGCGGCGACCACGTTGTTTTCACAGATGATGTATACGGCGGAACCTACCGCCTCATGTCTAAAGTGATGAACCGTTTCAATATTGAAGTAGACTTCGTGGACACGAGCAGCCCTGAAAAAGTGAAGGAAGCGATTAAGGATAATACGGTGGCGATTTACGTGGAAACACCGACAAACCCACTGCTGAAGATTACTGACATTCGTGTGATGAAGGAAATTGCTGACGAGAATTCGCTCCTTCTCATCGTAGACAACACATTCAGCACCCCATATTTCCAGAACCCTATCGATCTTGGGGCTGACATTGTGCTTCACAGTGCCACAAAATATCTCGGCGGGCACAGTGACGTTGTTGCCGGGCTTGTGGTAGTAAACAGCCAGAAGCTTGCTGAAGAGCTTCATTTCGTCCAAAATTCCACTGGCGGAGTATTAGGGCCTCAGGATTCATGGCTGCTTATCCGAGGAATTAAGACTCTTGGCCTTCGTATGGAACAGACAGAGAAAAACACGAAAGAAATCGTGAAGTTCCTTGAAAGCCGCGACGACATTGAAACGATCTGGTATCCAGGCCGTGAAGACCACCCTGGACGTGAGATCCACCTGAGCCAGGCAACAGGTTTCGGCGGAATGGTATCCTTCGATGTAGGAAGCGGCGAAAGAGCGGAAGAGGTTTTGAGAAAAACTAAATTCTTCACCCTGGCAGAGAGCCTCGGTGCTGTAGAAAGCTTAATCAGCCTCCCTCCAAAAATGACGCATGCTTCCATTCCAAGGGAACGACGCCTTGAACTAGGGATTACTGACGGATTGATCCGAATCTCTGTAGGAATTGAAGATGCGGAAGATTTAATCGAGGACTTAAAACAAGCTCTTGACAGCTGAGCGTAAAAATTAGGTACTATTGCAGGTGTGGGATGGGTTTATCGGCGAAAATCGGATTTTATCGGCGAAACCTGAGTGTTTATCGGCGACCCGCCAATAAAACCTCAAAAATCAGGATACAAAAAAGATGGCAGGATGCCCTGCCATCTTTTTTATTGTATTTTCAGTACAGCTTTTCTGCATTTCTGCTGCCGCTACTCTCTGATGAGGCAGGCAGGACCGCAAGGATGTTCTTCACTTGAAATCTCCTGTATGCCTTTCTCAGATGGCAGTACCCATGAACCCACTGATCATCAAATTTTTCCACCGAAACAACACGCTTTGAGATAAGCCCTTTTTCCGAAAGGTACATTAATACAACAGGATACCTTCCCGATAGCGCTTTCCGAAGAACACCTTCCATCCTGCTCTCCCTCCTTTAATAAAAGATAATCGAACTTATGTTCTTATTTTTATTATAATTTATTCTCCTTGAGCTGGCAAGTGTCACCCAATTGGAAAATCATTGTATTTATTTGAAAACTGCTCCGCCATGTTTTCTGCTTTTGCAGTTGTGTATACTTCCTCCTTACCAATCATTGCCTGAACAATTTGCTTTCGTGGATTCCCTCGTCCTTTTCGGAAGACTGGTCTTTTATCAGTTTTATTAAGGAGATCAGACAATACTGTTCTCCTGTGAATAATATGGACACCATGATAGCTGGCTAATACTCTCCGGTTTTCTTTTTCCTGCCCTGGAAGCGGAGATATAATCCCCACTTGAACGTTCGAAGAAACAGCTTCCGCCATTGATACACCACCAGGCTTTGAGATGACCAAATCCGCTGCTTTTACATAATCCACATAGTCAGGAGTGAAAGGTTTGGAAATAAGAACAGACCCGCCATTAATAATTTGTCTGCTTGGTTTCTTTTCATGATCCTTACCTCCGAAAAGATAAACTTCCCAGGCCTGTCGATCCTTCTGCAGAAGTTTTTTTATTTTTTTCTCAGGAGTCAGCCCTTCTCCTCCCCCTGATACGACCAATACTGGTTTTCCACTGCTGATACCCAATTTTTTTCTTATCAACTGTTTTTCAGTTTGCTCCTCCCATACTTTTTTCACAGGGATTCCGAAGGGGTAAAAACGACAGTGTGGATAGACCATCTGAAGTTCTGCTGCTTCTTCCTTTTCACTAAGAAAAACTCCGGAAACACAGCTTGTTAATGAAAGTCTGTGAGTTGAAAAATCAGTGATCACTGAATAAAGGGGGATATTACTGTCCGGCGTCTGCTGGTTCATGAGAGAAGCCACCTGCGTGGCAAGAGGGTGAACAGCTGCAATGCATGTACATTCTTTATCACTTAAAAAATGGAGCTGTTTCCTCCACCAGAATTTCAATAAAGGCTGAATGACTTCTCCCATTCTTTCAAGAT
Protein-coding regions in this window:
- a CDS encoding bifunctional cystathionine gamma-lyase/homocysteine desulfhydrase, which encodes MKKKTQLIHGGIVGDEFTGAVSTPIYQVSTYKQNGVGNFKYEYSRTGNPTREALEALIRDLEGGHAGFAFGSGMAAISAILNMFKSGDHVVFTDDVYGGTYRLMSKVMNRFNIEVDFVDTSSPEKVKEAIKDNTVAIYVETPTNPLLKITDIRVMKEIADENSLLLIVDNTFSTPYFQNPIDLGADIVLHSATKYLGGHSDVVAGLVVVNSQKLAEELHFVQNSTGGVLGPQDSWLLIRGIKTLGLRMEQTEKNTKEIVKFLESRDDIETIWYPGREDHPGREIHLSQATGFGGMVSFDVGSGERAEEVLRKTKFFTLAESLGAVESLISLPPKMTHASIPRERRLELGITDGLIRISVGIEDAEDLIEDLKQALDS
- a CDS encoding glycosyltransferase — protein: MSRKLLIFSVSVGEGHNQVCRALQEEWEEHGGEAEIIDVFSLVDTETASRLKAAYFICIKKFPLLWDGIYKMTDLERMGEVIQPLLKFWWRKQLHFLSDKECTCIAAVHPLATQVASLMNQQTPDSNIPLYSVITDFSTHRLSLTSCVSGVFLSEKEEAAELQMVYPHCRFYPFGIPVKKVWEEQTEKQLIRKKLGISSGKPVLVVSGGGEGLTPEKKIKKLLQKDRQAWEVYLFGGKDHEKKPSRQIINGGSVLISKPFTPDYVDYVKAADLVISKPGGVSMAEAVSSNVQVGIISPLPGQEKENRRVLASYHGVHIIHRRTVLSDLLNKTDKRPVFRKGRGNPRKQIVQAMIGKEEVYTTAKAENMAEQFSNKYNDFPIG